A single window of Chitinophaga sp. XS-30 DNA harbors:
- a CDS encoding L-serine ammonia-lyase gives MPHECISVFDIFKIGVGPSSSHTLGPWRAAMRFLDELGDQLPEVTGLTVLLYGSLAKTGHGHGTDIAVLLGLSGDDPVTFDVSQITPKIDGIRRDRKLQLNGKYTITFDPVSDIAFLFEESLPFHPNALTFLVTLRNGDQLAATYYSIGGGFVVKEGEAGNPQNSVDLPFPIDTARQLLQWCIKTGFSISELVMENEQAWRSEAATREGVLKIWQVMQECIYRGCHTTGELPGGLKVGRRAAALNKKLLNGRTYTDYHSWITAIREGGQHFSYTLDWVSCFALAVNEENASFGRVVTAPTNGAAGVIPAVLQYYIAFCDGFDPERIIQFLLTASEIGSIFKKRATISAAMGGCQAEIGVSSAMAAAALTECMGGSQRQVLMAAEIAMEHHLGLTCDPIGGLVQIPCIERNTMGAIKAITACQLALQSNPELAKVSLDAVVKTMWETALDMNSKYKETSDGGLAVNIPLSLPEC, from the coding sequence GTGCCACACGAGTGCATCTCAGTATTTGACATCTTCAAGATCGGCGTAGGACCTTCCAGCTCACATACCTTAGGCCCATGGCGCGCAGCCATGCGTTTCCTGGACGAACTCGGCGACCAGTTGCCCGAAGTGACCGGCCTGACCGTGTTGCTGTACGGCTCCCTGGCCAAGACCGGCCATGGCCACGGTACGGATATCGCCGTATTGCTGGGACTTTCAGGCGATGATCCGGTGACATTCGATGTCAGCCAGATCACTCCCAAGATAGACGGCATCCGCCGCGACCGGAAACTGCAGCTTAACGGGAAATATACCATAACATTTGATCCCGTCAGCGATATTGCATTCCTGTTCGAGGAATCACTCCCCTTCCATCCCAATGCCCTGACCTTCCTCGTTACTCTCCGCAACGGCGACCAGTTGGCGGCCACTTACTACTCCATCGGTGGCGGGTTCGTGGTGAAGGAAGGCGAAGCCGGCAACCCGCAGAACAGTGTGGACCTGCCCTTTCCTATAGACACGGCAAGGCAGTTGCTGCAATGGTGCATTAAAACCGGTTTTTCCATCTCCGAACTCGTCATGGAGAATGAACAGGCCTGGCGCAGCGAAGCCGCCACCCGGGAGGGTGTGCTGAAAATATGGCAGGTAATGCAGGAATGCATTTACCGCGGATGCCACACCACCGGCGAACTGCCCGGCGGCCTGAAAGTGGGGCGCAGGGCGGCGGCACTCAATAAAAAACTGTTAAACGGAAGGACTTATACTGATTACCATTCCTGGATCACGGCTATCCGCGAAGGCGGGCAGCATTTTTCCTATACGCTGGACTGGGTTAGCTGCTTCGCGCTGGCCGTGAACGAAGAGAATGCCTCCTTCGGCAGGGTGGTTACCGCACCTACCAACGGGGCCGCCGGAGTGATCCCCGCCGTACTGCAATACTACATTGCCTTCTGCGATGGCTTCGATCCCGAACGGATCATCCAGTTCCTGCTGACGGCATCAGAGATCGGCAGCATCTTCAAAAAACGCGCAACCATCTCCGCAGCCATGGGCGGCTGCCAGGCCGAAATAGGCGTTTCTTCCGCGATGGCCGCCGCAGCGCTCACCGAATGTATGGGCGGATCACAAAGGCAGGTGCTGATGGCCGCCGAGATCGCCATGGAGCATCACCTTGGATTGACCTGCGATCCCATCGGCGGGCTCGTACAGATACCCTGCATAGAACGCAATACCATGGGCGCCATCAAAGCGATCACCGCCTGCCAGCTGGCCCTGCAAAGCAACCCGGAACTGGCAAAAGTATCGCTGGACGCCGTAGTGAAAACCATGTGGGAAACAGCGCTGGACATGAATTCAAAATACAAGGAAACCTCCGACGGCGGACTGGCGG
- a CDS encoding FKBP-type peptidyl-prolyl cis-trans isomerase, which translates to MKRHYFGLLGLLAVLMFTACKKKKDDVPHDPVKQAAIDEQLIQQYIADSSITGTMKDDTSGLHYKILARGTTPNDTITLEDRMNISYTGKLLNGNVFETRDNNTLGDARLKNLVQGWQIGLRKIAKGDKVLLLIPSGLGYKTSSSAAIPANSVLVFEITLNNFYY; encoded by the coding sequence ATGAAGAGACACTATTTCGGGCTGCTCGGCCTCCTGGCGGTATTGATGTTCACCGCCTGCAAAAAGAAAAAGGACGATGTGCCGCACGATCCTGTTAAACAAGCCGCTATCGATGAACAGCTGATACAGCAATATATCGCTGACAGCAGCATCACCGGCACCATGAAAGATGATACCAGCGGGCTGCATTACAAGATACTGGCACGCGGCACCACACCGAACGATACGATCACCCTGGAAGACCGGATGAACATTTCCTACACCGGCAAACTGCTCAACGGCAATGTTTTCGAAACCCGGGATAACAATACCCTGGGAGATGCCCGCCTCAAGAACCTCGTTCAGGGCTGGCAGATCGGCCTGCGGAAGATCGCCAAAGGAGATAAGGTATTGCTGCTTATTCCATCGGGACTGGGGTACAAAACCTCCAGCTCAGCCGCCATCCCGGCCAATTCTGTGCTTGTTTTCGAGATCACGCTCAATAACTTTTATTACTAA
- a CDS encoding FKBP-type peptidyl-prolyl cis-trans isomerase: MNDFFESVQQDTQSIREYLRSRNRDSGIVIHPSGLVYKIVAPGNGIDTIHLDQTPTVIFKRSLLREERLIESSQNLPTKFDGRKLKDHIAGWQIGLRLITKGGHIIMYIPSSLAFGSTGIPGTIPPDAILVCDVKLVDFK; this comes from the coding sequence TTGAACGATTTCTTTGAATCCGTACAACAGGATACCCAGTCCATCCGCGAATACCTCCGCAGCCGGAACCGTGATTCCGGTATTGTCATCCACCCCAGCGGCCTCGTGTACAAGATCGTTGCACCGGGCAACGGTATCGACACCATTCACCTGGACCAGACACCCACCGTTATTTTCAAGCGCAGCCTGCTGCGCGAAGAGCGGTTGATCGAATCATCCCAGAACCTGCCTACAAAATTCGATGGCCGGAAGCTGAAAGATCATATCGCCGGGTGGCAGATCGGCCTTCGCCTGATCACCAAAGGCGGTCATATTATCATGTATATTCCCTCCAGCCTCGCCTTCGGGTCAACAGGCATTCCCGGTACCATTCCACCGGACGCCATACTGGTATGCGATGTAAAACTGGTAGACTTTAAATAA
- the groL gene encoding chaperonin GroEL (60 kDa chaperone family; promotes refolding of misfolded polypeptides especially under stressful conditions; forms two stacked rings of heptamers to form a barrel-shaped 14mer; ends can be capped by GroES; misfolded proteins enter the barrel where they are refolded when GroES binds) translates to MAKQIFFDTDARNKMKKGVDTLADAVKVTLGPKGRNVVIEKKFGAPSVTKDGVTVAKEIELEDAIENMGAQMVKEVASKTADIAGDGTTTATVLAQSIIGEGLKNVAAGANPMDLKRGIDKAVKAVVESLKKQSEKVGSDTKKIEQVASISANNDGEIGKLIAEAMRKVTKDGVITVEEAKGTETTVEVVEGMQFDRGYLSAYFITNSEKMQAELQNPYILIYDKKISTMKDILHILEKVAQQGAPLVIISEDLDGEALATLVVNKLRGTLKVAAVKAPGFGDRRKEMLQDIATLTAGIVVSEEQGYKLENADLTYLGRAESIIIDKDNTTIVGGKGGKKDIQARIGQIKSQIEVTTSDYDREKLQERLAKLSGGVAVLYVGAATEVEMKEKKDRVDDALHATRAAVEEGIVAGGGVAFIRSIESLEKLKGENEDEQTGIAIVKRAIEEPLRQITANAGIEGSIIVQKVKEGKADFGFNARTEVFEKLLAAGVIDPTKVTRIALENAASIAGMLLTTECVIADKPEPKSAAPAMPGGRPRYGHGLLIRRYRQNIIPLRFSVSGIFFL, encoded by the coding sequence ATGGCAAAGCAAATATTCTTTGATACGGACGCCCGCAACAAAATGAAAAAAGGCGTAGACACCCTGGCAGATGCCGTGAAAGTAACCCTCGGCCCCAAAGGCCGCAACGTGGTGATCGAAAAGAAATTCGGCGCCCCCAGCGTAACCAAGGACGGTGTTACTGTAGCAAAAGAGATTGAACTGGAAGACGCTATCGAGAACATGGGCGCGCAGATGGTGAAGGAAGTAGCTTCCAAAACCGCTGACATTGCCGGTGACGGTACCACCACTGCCACCGTTCTGGCCCAGTCCATCATCGGAGAAGGCCTGAAGAACGTAGCAGCAGGCGCTAACCCGATGGACCTGAAACGCGGTATCGACAAAGCCGTGAAAGCCGTTGTGGAAAGCCTGAAAAAACAATCCGAAAAAGTTGGCAGCGACACCAAAAAGATCGAACAGGTAGCTTCCATCTCTGCAAATAACGACGGCGAGATCGGCAAGCTGATCGCTGAAGCCATGCGTAAAGTGACCAAAGACGGTGTGATCACCGTTGAAGAAGCGAAAGGCACCGAAACTACCGTAGAAGTAGTGGAAGGCATGCAGTTCGACCGCGGTTACCTCTCCGCCTATTTCATCACCAACAGCGAGAAAATGCAGGCTGAACTGCAGAATCCTTACATCCTGATCTACGACAAAAAGATCAGCACCATGAAGGATATCCTCCACATCCTGGAAAAAGTGGCACAGCAGGGCGCTCCCCTCGTGATCATCTCCGAGGACCTGGACGGTGAAGCACTGGCCACCCTGGTGGTGAACAAACTCCGCGGCACCCTGAAAGTAGCTGCCGTTAAAGCTCCCGGCTTTGGCGACCGCAGAAAGGAAATGCTGCAGGATATCGCTACCCTCACCGCTGGTATCGTGGTAAGCGAGGAACAAGGTTACAAACTGGAAAATGCCGACCTGACCTACCTCGGTCGCGCTGAATCCATCATCATCGATAAAGACAATACCACCATCGTTGGCGGTAAAGGCGGTAAAAAGGACATCCAGGCCCGTATCGGCCAGATCAAGTCCCAGATCGAAGTGACCACTTCCGATTATGACCGCGAAAAACTGCAGGAACGCCTGGCGAAACTGAGCGGTGGTGTTGCCGTACTGTACGTTGGCGCTGCTACCGAAGTGGAAATGAAAGAGAAGAAAGACCGTGTGGACGATGCCCTGCATGCTACCCGCGCTGCCGTTGAAGAAGGTATCGTAGCTGGTGGTGGTGTAGCGTTCATCCGCTCTATCGAATCACTGGAAAAACTGAAAGGTGAGAACGAAGACGAGCAGACCGGTATTGCCATCGTGAAACGCGCGATCGAAGAACCGCTGCGCCAGATCACTGCCAACGCAGGTATCGAAGGATCTATCATCGTTCAGAAAGTGAAGGAAGGTAAAGCCGACTTTGGTTTCAATGCCCGCACGGAAGTATTTGAAAAATTACTGGCTGCAGGTGTAATCGATCCTACAAAAGTAACCCGCATTGCCCTGGAAAACGCCGCATCCATCGCTGGTATGCTGCTGACCACAGAATGCGTGATCGCTGACAAACCGGAACCTAAATCCGCAGCTCCCGCAATGCCGGGCGGGCGGCCACGGTATGGGCATGGATTATTAATCCGCCGGTACAGGCAAAATATCATCCCGCTCCGGTTTTCCGTGAGCGGGATCTTTTTTTTGTAA
- the groES gene encoding co-chaperone GroES, with product MAKKLSIKPLADRVIVKPAAAEEKTSGGIIIPDTAKEKPQRGTVVAAGPGKKDEPTTVKVGDTVLYGKYSGQEIPFEGEEYLIMRESDILAII from the coding sequence ATGGCTAAAAAATTAAGTATTAAACCTCTGGCAGACAGGGTGATCGTAAAACCCGCAGCAGCAGAAGAAAAAACCTCTGGTGGTATCATTATCCCCGACACCGCTAAAGAAAAACCTCAACGTGGTACTGTGGTAGCGGCCGGGCCGGGCAAAAAGGACGAGCCCACCACCGTAAAAGTAGGCGACACCGTTCTGTATGGCAAATACTCCGGCCAGGAAATCCCCTTTGAAGGTGAAGAATACCTGATCATGCGTGAATCAGACATTCTGGCCATCATCTAA